A DNA window from Hoplias malabaricus isolate fHopMal1 chromosome 5, fHopMal1.hap1, whole genome shotgun sequence contains the following coding sequences:
- the LOC136697307 gene encoding parapinopsin-like has protein sequence MALVPELLNVSSLIRIDGGLDGRSDGVNDGASELSRAVLVALALVLFMFSVTAVVLNAAVMAVTLRHEQLKQPLNLALLSLAASDLGSTLTGALPVVFNTAGGQHLTGRVGCVTEGFCVAFFGISALCTVALIAVERVFVVCKPLGTILFQQKHAVAGVGVSWMWSLVWNTPPLFGWGRYELEGIGTSCGPDWQSPEPRNRSYIICYLLLCFAVPFLVIVVSYSWLLWTLRRMARLAGGAAAKAEARVAWMVVMMVVAFLLSWMPYTCLALAVIFKPDINISPWVKMVPIYTAKSSTVYNPIIYILMNKQFRRYIIPFLLCGKSPSPSEEASEEETTVSPLKNKIMSD, from the exons ATGGCTCTGGTCCCGGAGCTGCTGAACGTATCCTCTCTCATCCGCATTGATGGAGGGCTGGATGGACGGAGTGATGGAGTGAATGATGGAGCGTCAGAGCTGTCGAGGGCAGTGCTGGTGGCCCTGGCATTGGTTCTGTTCATGTTCTCGGTCACAGCTGTGGTTCTGAACGCTGCTGTGATGGCTGTGACTCTGAGGCATGAGCAGCTGAAGCAGCCTCTGAACCTTGCCCTGCTGAGCCTCGCTGCTTCAGACCTGGGCTCCACGCTGACAGGAGCTCTCCCTGTTGTCTTCAACACCGCCGGCGGACAACACCTCACCGGGAGGGTGGGCTGTGTCACTGAGGGGTTCTGCGTCGCTTTCTTCG gtatCTCAGCTCTGTGTACAGTGGCTCTGATTGCTGTAGAGCGAGTGTTCGTGGTATGTAAGCCGCTGGGGACCATCCTGTTCCAGCAGAAACACGCAGTGGCCGGAGTGGGGGTCTCATGGATGTGGTCTCTGGTCTGGAACACACCACCTCTTTTCGGCTGGGGCCGATATGAGCTGGAGGGCATCGGGACATCCTGTGGCCCAGACTGGCAGAGCCCAGAGCCCAGAAACCGCTCCTACATTATCTGCTACTTACTGCTGTGTTTCGCCGTCCCCTTCCTTGTCATTGTGGTCTCGTACTCCTGGCTGCTCTGGACACTCCGAAGA ATGGCCAGATTAGCAGGTGGAGCAGCGGCGAAGGCGGAAGCCCGGGTGGCGtggatggtggtgatgatggtggtggccTTCCTCCTCAGCTGGATGCCCTACACCTGTTTGGCCCTTGCTGTGATCTTCAAACCTGACATTAACATCAGCCCCTGGGTCAAAATGGTGCCCATCTACACGGCCAAGAGCAGCACTGTCTACAACCCCATCATCTACATCCTCATGAACAAacag TTCCGGAGGTACATCATTCCTTTTCTGCTCTGTGGGAAAAGCCCTTCACCTTCAGAAGAAGCTTCTGAGGAAGAGACCACTGTGAGCCCCCTGAAGAACAAGATCATGTCAGATTGA